From Candidatus Liberimonas magnetica:
GTAAAAATACAAGAAAAGCAACCAGCACAGAGTTAAAACAATGCAAAACCAGGTTTGTAAAATGATATCCTATTGCCCTATTCTTCCATACATGATTGTCGAGCATCAACGAAATAACCGTTAAAGGCCTTGCTGCGGATTTGGCACCATATAACGGCAATGCTCCCACAGGCCCAAAGTAGGCTTTAATGTTATTGATATCTGAAATAAATTCATTATTTACGATTAAATGAAAATCATCGGCAACATATGAATTTTTCAAAGAACTGATATGGCTTAAAAAAGCAAAAAGAAATATAAAAATTGCCCAGAAATACCACTTGTAAAAATAGTTAACAGTTATCTTAAACAAACCAAACCTTCCGAGAAAGTTAACAGGTGAGGTCTGACCCCAATTTTCCAAAAACAATAAATGAGGTCTGACTCCTCATGTTTGGGCACAAATACATTTGATTTTCAACAATATTTTATAATAAACGCATCATTATTAAATTGCGCTGTATAGTTTATTCGTTCAATACAATTATAATATATATTCTATATTGCGTCAAGTGTTTTTACCCCTAATTAGCGTCAACTAACCATATATATTCATCACAGGGACAAATTTCAGCTTCGCAAGGTTTTGGTTCATCAAATAATTCAAAATTATTATCGAAAATATTGCCTATGGGTTTATCGCTTAAAGGCCCGCATCTTGTAACATTCCCGTTAGCTTTTATTGATGCATGGACATGGCCGGACCGGCAGAGTTTTCCTTTTGTTTGTCTGCCTTCAAGATGGTACTTTATTCTGGCAATATCGCCTAAAAACGGTGTTATAATTTTTCTTTCTTCTTCACTATAGGATTCAGGGTATCTTTTCCCGCCGTATTCCCCCCAAAAAGCCGCTAAAGCGAAATTTATTCCGTTTTTTTCAAACTCTTTTTGATAGAACGAAATTTCATTCATTTGAGGCGGATAAGCAAGGTAGCATACACCTCCGCTAAAGCCATGATTTTTCAAGGTCTTTACTTTTTTAATAAAGGGCTCCAATTTTGATTCTAATGGATGAAAATTCATATCCAAACACACCCTTTTAGGGTCGATTTTTTTTGCAAAAGTATAATAATCACCGGAAAGCTGGCTTGTAATTTTTATTGTATGCAATTTAGATAATTCATCTATTAATTCAATGAAATTTGGATACAAACTTGGCTCGCCGCCGGTAATCATTATATGACATTCCCTGTATTTATTACGCATTTTTTCCC
This genomic window contains:
- a CDS encoding radical SAM protein, producing MEKISFVWDIHYTCNFRCPFCWFNDKWEEMGKLNRYFSVGEMVKIWEKMRNKYRECHIMITGGEPSLYPNFIELIDELSKLHTIKITSQLSGDYYTFAKKIDPKRVCLDMNFHPLESKLEPFIKKVKTLKNHGFSGGVCYLAYPPQMNEISFYQKEFEKNGINFALAAFWGEYGGKRYPESYSEEERKIITPFLGDIARIKYHLEGRQTKGKLCRSGHVHASIKANGNVTRCGPLSDKPIGNIFDNNFELFDEPKPCEAEICPCDEYIWLVDAN